GACTGACATTGCTACAGCTTGACGGTTCCCGGACTGAGCTTCCGGTTGTCGGCTCCGAGGTCCGCGCTGGTGGACGTCGTGTCGGCATCATGGGATCGTCTGCTACACATCATGTCGACGGCCCGATTGGCCTTGCCCTGGTGCGTCGTGGTGTCGACGTCAACCTGGACTTGGAGGTTGACGGGATTGCTGCTGGTCAGGAACCGCTCGTCGACCCAGAGGTTGGCTTGCATGTTCGCCCGGTAGTGTGAGCCTGTGCTCCTGTCGTCAGCAGGGCCGAGGAGGAAAATACGTGAAGAAGGATTATTTCAACCGCACGCAGAAATTGGTGACGGTCGTTATTGACGTCGTCGTCTTCGTGGCTGGAATTTTCCTGTCATTCTGGATGCGTTTTGGGATGGTCATCCCGCAGCGAAACCTGGACGACGGAAAAGCCGCGCTCATGGCGTCGGTGATCGCGTTCCTCATTATCAATGTGTTGTCGGGTGTCTACGTTTTGTACAACAAGACACTCCTGGACATTGGGATTATCACGGTCGTCGACCAGGTCATGGTGACGATCGTCATCATGGCGCTGACCTTCTTTGGTCGCTGGTTTGCCTTCCCGCGCTCAGTCCTCCTCATCAACCTGCTGGTTGGCATAGTTCTGCTGTTCATCTGGCGCAGCATTGAGTTTGTTGCCTATCGCCGCTTGCGAGGGGCCAAACGAGTGATGCTGCTCGGCCCCCCGGAGACCCTCAACCGCGCCGTCATGAATTACATGGCCAACAAGGCAACCCGTCATCGCCTCACCCATGTGGTCCATGGTCACTACCTGGAGCAGATTCGCGCCCATATTGACGAATTCGACACAGCCCATGTCTCTGACGATCTTCCGGCACCGGAGCGAGTCGCTATTTATGACCTGCTGCTGAGTGAGGACAAAGAGATCTTCATGTCGACCTCGTTTGAGCACATGATGCTCATCAATCCGACAATCATGTCGATTGAGGACGAGACGATCATTGCTGCCAGCCCATTCAGCATTCCGGCGGAAATGGACATCGTCAAGAGGTTCTTTGACATCGTGCTGTCCCTGATAGCCCTGGTTCTCCTCTCGCCCATCATGCTCATCACCGCGATCCTGGTGAAGGCCAGCTCTCCCGGCCCGGTGTTCTACCGTCAGACCCGTATCACCAAGGACGGCAAGGAGTTCAAGATCCTCAAGTTCCGCTCCATGGGAGTGACAGCCGAGAAGGAATCCGGGCCGATGCTGGCGACCTCCAATGACCCGCGCGTCACCCCGGTCGGCAAATATTTGCGGAGCTTGCGTATCGACGAGATCCCCCAGCTCATCAACGTGCTCATCGGTGATATGTCGATCGTGGGGCCACGCCCGGAGCGCCCCTTCTTCGTCGATCAGTTTCAGGAGCAGAACGCCCACTACAAGCTGCGTCACAACGTGCGTGCCGGCATCACGGGCTACGCACAGGTCTACGGCAAGTACGCCTCTGACTTTGCCGCCAAGCTCAACTTCGACCTCATCTACATCAAGCAGTACTCGCTCATCCTCGACGTCAAGATCATGATCCAGACGATCAAGATCCTCTTCGACAAGGTG
The genomic region above belongs to Cutibacterium equinum and contains:
- a CDS encoding sugar transferase, coding for MKKDYFNRTQKLVTVVIDVVVFVAGIFLSFWMRFGMVIPQRNLDDGKAALMASVIAFLIINVLSGVYVLYNKTLLDIGIITVVDQVMVTIVIMALTFFGRWFAFPRSVLLINLLVGIVLLFIWRSIEFVAYRRLRGAKRVMLLGPPETLNRAVMNYMANKATRHRLTHVVHGHYLEQIRAHIDEFDTAHVSDDLPAPERVAIYDLLLSEDKEIFMSTSFEHMMLINPTIMSIEDETIIAASPFSIPAEMDIVKRFFDIVLSLIALVLLSPIMLITAILVKASSPGPVFYRQTRITKDGKEFKILKFRSMGVTAEKESGPMLATSNDPRVTPVGKYLRSLRIDEIPQLINVLIGDMSIVGPRPERPFFVDQFQEQNAHYKLRHNVRAGITGYAQVYGKYASDFAAKLNFDLIYIKQYSLILDVKIMIQTIKILFDKVSSRGVDETAEPDENIELPPEVQQLD